tgctatttttgttaATTCTTTCATCCTGATTTCGTTGGCATTTGTTTCAAACATTTTGAATTTAATGCTTagtttgttttctcattctctcGTATATAATAAAGGCTATGAATTTGCTTAGGATGGATAGCTGCACCTCATAAAATGTTACTCTATCCTTTCTTTAAAGAGTAGTCTTCAATCATAACTTTTTTCTCTGTGGCTATTTGATGTTTAAAAACTTCAACGGgtacttttgagtatatacctaggccTATACCATGATGGGTCACATGGTTTGACGTTTTgaagaaccaccaaactgttttctacagtagctgcaccattttacatctccACCTGCAATGTTGAGTTGTAATTTTTACACATCCTGGTCAATATGTTAATgtccatcttttttattatagctatcCTAGGGGGTGTGAAATatcatattgtggttttgattagcatttccctaATGCCTCATGACTTGGGCAGATTTTCAGGTATTGttggtcatttgtacatcttctttggagaaatgtttgttcAGAGACTGCTATTATTTTTCATGGGAGAACACCAGGAATCTAGTTCAGCAACAATAATCTTGAACCCAGCTTTCCTGTCTTCGCATTCAGTATTCTTCCCTGCAAATGGCGGACTGGATGATGTGTAGACATCTGCAGTTATGCTCAGACAAATCTTTTATTTCAACATTAGTTAAGACATAAAACTGAAGGATCCAGTGGCATATGATTGAGGTACTACCTTTCCACACCAATGAGCCTGATTcaagtcaacatttattgaacgcCTACCATGTTTACAGCACCCTGCTAGGGACTGGGAGAGAGAATGAGATCAACACCCcctcaaaatatgaaataatttccttctttgttcctGTTTTCTTACAATCTAGTTTTTAGAAGATAAGGCGAAAATTGccattaggaaaagaagaaaaatatagttgCATTTAAGAACAATCACATAACTTAAATTGTGGTTTCATTAGCTCTTGGCTTTTTATGACTTTACTATTGCCATTCCACCAAAGTAACTTCATAGACTCAGCTCTTTAGGAATATAAGTTTTCATTGGAGAGTTCCTTCAGTATTTAAGGATGGAATGGTACTTTATCAGGTAGATCATACTCTTCCCGGTAACAgaaaaactgtcttttttttgggggggggggggacatgcGGCCCAGCTTGCGAGATCCCAGTTCCACGTCCACGGATTGAACTTGGGCCCGGCGGCAAAAGcgccgagccctaaccactggactgccagggagttccccaaACTGTCTGTTAATATGATGTTGCAGAGAAACCAAACTGCTGGAGGCACAAGGCTTAAACCTTGTCTACTTTGAACAAAGTAACACAGATGATGTTTTACACTGTAAGGTAACAATTTTATAAAACCCATTTGAATAACAACTTTGatgcagctttttaaaatttggttttgtGACATGTCATGCTACTGGCATGATTATTGGCTGCATGAGAAAGCTAGTCTAATTCCTTTAATTACATATCTTCTTCCTGACCTGGCCTGGCCACTCATCTTTATTCAGTAGGTTTGGATCAAAAACATGCATTGACTGTtgcaaaacatttaaagaaaagcatCTCCCACCACTGAGGCTATTCAAAAGAACATTTATTATAAGCTCTGAAGTCAGTTCCAGAAACATTTTTGAGCAACAATAGCCCTACTGAGTGAAGGAAGATGTTCATTTGGATAGAAAtgttatatactttaaaaggCATTTATTACTTTATAAGCCCAGCTCATGCATTAACTCCCTATCCCAATGCCACCATTTCAATATTCTgtatattatttctttcaatacTCTTAACAAACATCTTTTCTGGATGTAGCATTCACAGGGTGTTTCTAGAATCTAAGCACCATGTTTGTTCTAATTTGAACTATGATCTGGATCTAGAATCTCACCATAAATTAGCTTGTGACCTTGGAACTACTGTAACTTTTTGTCTTGGAtcctcattaaaacaaaaaacaaatatcaaaaagGAACATATCGGCTGATTCAAATGGTGGCTgtaagaaactaaggaaacatgCATTTTCAAAAACAGCTGGGTGAAATTAcggaaaaacaaaaatcttctttGATGGTCTGAAGAAAATGTACTTTACAATTCAAAATTATACTTGAGATGGATGTACAGACCCTTGAAGTTTTCTAGAGCAGAAATGACACTATACTGattcaaaaggaaaatatatttgacaAGTCTGCATCAAAATTTAATATGCCTGTAGTTAAAATTCTActgatgtatttaaaaaatcctaaCAGTGGATCTGGGCCAGCTGGTATGCATAGGCAGAATTAATCACAAGCTTTACTTCATGATGTAAAAGGcggctgaaattaaaaaaatatatagacaatTCTGGTTGAACAAAAAGacatgaaatttgaatttttcttataAGCTGTCATCTTATACATGCTTCTCTAAATAATGAAGCAATAGACGCTATCACAAATAAAGGTGttagcatataaatatatacctaatattaacatttttgtattaaaaatgaTGGTAAGCATCTAGTACTATAAAGAGGGGAAAACAAACCTAATACTGATGCACCTGTGTCCTATATTAGAATAATAACATAAACACAAAACTTATAGAACAATATGGTGATTAAGACCATGAGCTCTATCTCAAAGCAATATTAAAATTTTCCCAGTTTAAAAaacatagtgtgtgtgtatggggaggggggcaggtgggCAACTAAGGGAATGTGGAGAAGGGAAACTGAATATTCTatagggcattaaaaaaaaagtcttctgttttcagataaagaaatatggagtaaataaagaaaatacatatgtACCTAATTCAGGATAAATTACTATATTAGAGCATAAATGAAAACTGAGTTTTGGGCTGACCTGGCATTGCATATACTGGTATGAAAACCGCACATAAATTTCCCTTTGTATCATAAAGTTAATGATGACCATCACTAAAATTGAATTTTCTTTACATAGCAGgcaacagaaaacaacaagtatCTAAATTAATCTAGTTAATGTATTTAGTACTGCTGTGTAATATTTAATGCTTAATCAAAAGTAGCAAAAGCTGAAATTTATAGACTGTTACTTAAAAGATGCAGCAAGAAAggcattttttctcatttataattcttctAATCTGATCATCTGTAATGTTACAATCTTAGATTTAAGCAATATCCACGAACACAATCTTGTTCATTAAAAACTGTGGTAAACATCACCCTATTGATGTGTAGTCTGCTTAATTTCCTAGAAGTTAAATGAAGACCCAGTCACCTGTTCAAGATAACATGGCTTATTAGCACaagattttatactttttaactcTTAGTTTGGTGCTGTGATATACCAAAATACTTCTagactaataaatatttgtttaagccAACAAACCATTAGgcgtaatatataatatttgagtTTCTTATTATAGCCTAATAGGAATATAAAGACTTAACACAAATATGACTAGCCTGGAATTAAATCAGATTTATATATTGCAACTaaaacaccatatataaaatcaaCCGCATCTATTGATTTCCAGATCTTATGTGTTTTACCAAACTTAGATATAACTAAACAGAAGCTCAACTTAGCACTGCTAAGTCTAAATACAACCAAGCTTTGTTAATTTGTATGAACTTTCCTCTACATAGATAGGAATTACTAGATTTAAACACTCTTCAATCTTTAACAGCAACTTTATATAATTTCTCAGAATACCTGCACCATTTTGAAAGAATAATTGATAAATTTAGCAAAACGACCCACAGCTGACAGCCCCATATATAGCAAGATGTCTCTAAATGTATTTCTCTTTTAACATGAGCTGAATTTACTTATAGTAAATTGTATTCCTCAATATTAACAGCTCTTCAAAAGGAGACTTATCTGCCAATAATAATTGCATGAGAGATAAGCAGTCTAAAAAGCATATAATAATCTAgacaatacaaaaatgaaatattaactgAATAAAACAAAGGATTTTGTGGTACTATTTTCTGTGCAGAAAAAGTATTGGGTAGATTtgcacataattcaaaaagtaaaCTAATCACCAAGTGTCAGAAAACTACTAAGGTCTCAATACTATATAAAATCATCTCTTAAACTGAACCAAATAAAAATTCCTGCTATTCAATCATATGGCAAGATGTCCTGAAGCCAACAGTTTCATACAtcttcagaaaaacagaaaattaaggcTGAAAAGATCAAACACCAAGTGTTCATCAAACCTTTCAGTCAATAGTCTTTATTAACATGCAAGTATCATTTGCCGCAAGCTATACAGTTTTTCCTAATCTTTCAGTtctatttcaatattttgaaCTTAAGGTAACTTCTGGACCTAACATATAAAGTAACCTACTAAAATGGGTCAAAGTTAAACTGTATTCTAGCTATCACCTTGACCTTTAAGATCACCACTTAGGTTCATAATTGGCATTATTTGTCACCAAGTAGCAGAATATAATTCTTGTACTTGATAATTCTATACTAAAATATGTAACAGTATGTCTTAAGATGTTACTAAAATATATGCAActaacatttatatttaattgcTTTCAATAACAATGTTAGGTCTTCTAAGaggaaaaattacttttattgatcttggtTGTTTATGGTTTTTGCAGGTTCTAGAAAAACTGGTCCATATTGAACCAGTCTTAAAGAAGTAAGCTGAAGACTTAAATTTATAGACCCTATAATAACAGCTTTGTTTTACTACTAAGACAGAGACAATAATAAACCCAACTCTAGTGCTTCTTTTTCCACGACTAAGCAGAGACGCTCTATTATATAatgttcttcaaattttttttgtcttagtGTAAAAGCTGAATGACCTCTTCTATAAGTTTGAGTTCAGTAGAAGACCCAGATTATGGATATCATATCTAGTGGGACATACTTTAATTAACAGAAGATAATTAATATACTACATCAAAGTGCATTATTACTGCATCTCTCCacgtttttcttattttataacatttcagTTGAATGGAGGAAGACTGGAATTGTCAGAGAAGTCTTGCTCTTAGGATCTAGATGAAAAAGTTCATAGTGagtcttttaaaacatatttaaataatgaGAAGTGTAATCACAACAAGGGACTATGTAAGAATGAATATTGCAAAGGAAACTTTACAGTCAATGGACTGGCCGAAATGCACAATGCACATGAAACTGAAGTCATGTAGTTTACTTGTTGACCATGTGGCTACAGTTCAAAAAGTCTCTGCTCCAAAAGCTGTACCTAGTAATCTTccaaaattgattttaaataaagttcttaaattgtagcaataaacaaaaagacaagatacACTTAAACAATACTGCAGTTTATCAAAAGACACATAAGAAATTTCAACTCTCATGTCTTTGACAgttataaaaatcaatattttggcTAAGTTATAAACATGTTTATAATGCAATTATATGCAATTGCATAACTCTAGTAATGCTAATGACAGCTATAAGATCagaataggttttaaaaaaaacactaaaaacataaaaatatgtagCCCCATTATTTACCTGTAGAACGTGTTGAATTTATGCCTAAATTTCAGCATTTACTATATCACCActgctctaattttaaaaatcacatccaaAGGATAAGGCAAAACCACCTACGAAttggtatatttgtttatttctcaatTTGTGAAAATGTCCTTAATTTGTTGATGTAGCAAACAAATTTCAACTCTGATTGCTATGCAAAAGAACAGAAGATAATCTGCTTTGCAACGAACTTTAAAGTTCAATTGCACACAGGCAACATgctatatatgaaaaaattactAACTGAACTACAGGTATTAAATACTGAAAAAAGTTAAcagtttattataatttattttatttaacaatctAGGAAGTTTGCAGCCATCAGCAGTTCCAGTGCAATTTCAGGTGCAATTGGAAATTCAGGAATCTCCGTGGAGCTGTTAGTGTAGCGAACCTTGTAGGTAAAATACATGCATACTTTTGACAGCACATGTGAAGGGATCTCTCTAAAATTGACTTCATTTGTTTCGTTCTCAGCAAATTGacctggaagagaaaaggaatttgTTCGTGATATATGGGCTGACCtgtgttcctccaaaattcatatgtttaagtcCTAACCCCTAATACTTGAATGTGACTATGTTTGGAGATAGGTAATtaaggccctaatccaatatgactggcatCCTTATCAGAATAGGAGATTAGGCTGCAGACACACAGAGGTAAGACaacaatgtgaagacacaggaagaagacagtcatctacaaggcaaggagagagacctcagaagaaaccaactctgccaacaccttgatctcaaatTTCCaccctccagaattgtgagaaaataaatttctgtttaaatcATCCAGTCAatggcactttgttatggcagccctagcaaaacTAATATAATGCAAAAAGGATAAACCCAAC
This DNA window, taken from Eubalaena glacialis isolate mEubGla1 chromosome 17, mEubGla1.1.hap2.+ XY, whole genome shotgun sequence, encodes the following:
- the ELOC gene encoding elongin-C; translated protein: MDGEEKTYGGCEGPDAMYVKLISSDGHEFIVKREHALTSGTIKAMLSGPGQFAENETNEVNFREIPSHVLSKVCMYFTYKVRYTNSSTEIPEFPIAPEIALELLMAANFLDC